From Rhodoferax sp. AJA081-3, the proteins below share one genomic window:
- a CDS encoding acyl-CoA dehydrogenase, whose amino-acid sequence MSYVAPVKDMLFNIQHLAKIDQIAQIPGFEDAGFDTAQAVLEEAAKFTEGVLAPLNRAGDLNPSSWKDGVVTATPGFKEAFQQFTEGGWQGLQHPTDFGGQGLPKTIGSVCGEMVNSANMSFALCPLLSDGAIEALLTAGSDDLKATYLENLVSGKWTGTMNLTEPQAGSDLAAVRTRAEPQPDGSYKIFGTKIFITWGEHDMAENIVHLVLARVTGAPEGVKGISLFVVPKFMVNKDGSLGARNDVHCVSIEHKLGIKASPTAVLQFGDNGGGIGYLVGEENRGLEYMFIMMNAARYGVGVQGIAIAELAYQTAVRFSRERVQSRPVDGSIKAGAPIIHHPDVRRMLMTMRAYVEGCRAMASVAASAYDAAHHHPDAAVRKDNQTFYEFMVPLVKGYSTEMSLEVTSLAVQVHGGMGFIEETGVAQFYRDAKILTIYEGTTAIQANDLVGRKTARDGGQTGKALAAQIETTEAELLKSGTADALAVAKRLKSAREAFVDVVNFVAGNTKASPNAVFAGSVPYLMLAGNVMAGWQLARSLLVAQEQIAAGSDVAFMQAKITTARFYADHLLVKAGGLRDSIVEGADCVTALPLDAF is encoded by the coding sequence ATGAGTTACGTTGCGCCCGTCAAAGACATGTTGTTCAACATCCAGCATTTGGCCAAGATCGACCAGATCGCACAAATCCCTGGCTTTGAAGATGCCGGCTTTGACACTGCGCAGGCTGTGCTGGAAGAAGCTGCCAAGTTCACCGAGGGTGTGCTGGCGCCGCTGAACCGCGCCGGTGACCTGAACCCGTCGAGCTGGAAGGACGGTGTTGTCACCGCAACCCCGGGCTTCAAGGAGGCCTTCCAACAGTTCACCGAAGGCGGCTGGCAAGGCCTGCAACACCCCACCGATTTCGGCGGCCAGGGCCTGCCCAAGACCATTGGTTCGGTGTGTGGCGAAATGGTCAACAGCGCCAACATGAGTTTTGCGCTGTGCCCGCTGCTCAGCGACGGTGCGATTGAAGCCCTGCTGACTGCAGGTTCGGACGACCTGAAAGCCACCTACCTGGAAAACCTGGTGAGTGGCAAATGGACCGGCACCATGAACCTGACCGAGCCCCAGGCCGGCAGTGATTTGGCCGCTGTGCGCACCCGTGCCGAGCCCCAGCCCGATGGCAGCTACAAGATTTTTGGCACCAAGATTTTTATCACCTGGGGTGAACACGACATGGCCGAGAACATCGTCCATCTGGTGCTGGCCCGTGTCACCGGCGCGCCCGAAGGTGTCAAGGGCATCAGCCTGTTTGTCGTGCCCAAGTTCATGGTTAACAAAGATGGCTCGCTGGGTGCGCGCAATGACGTGCACTGCGTCAGCATCGAACACAAGCTGGGCATCAAGGCCAGCCCCACGGCCGTGCTGCAATTTGGTGACAACGGTGGTGGTATTGGTTACCTGGTCGGCGAAGAAAACCGTGGCCTGGAATACATGTTCATCATGATGAACGCCGCGCGCTACGGCGTGGGCGTGCAGGGCATTGCGATTGCCGAACTGGCTTACCAGACGGCGGTGCGTTTCTCGCGCGAGCGGGTGCAAAGCCGCCCGGTCGATGGCTCCATCAAGGCCGGTGCGCCCATCATCCACCACCCCGATGTGCGCCGCATGTTGATGACGATGCGTGCCTACGTGGAAGGCTGCCGCGCCATGGCCAGCGTGGCCGCATCCGCCTACGACGCCGCCCACCACCACCCGGACGCCGCAGTGCGCAAGGACAACCAGACGTTCTACGAATTCATGGTGCCCCTGGTCAAGGGTTACAGCACCGAGATGAGCCTGGAAGTGACGTCCCTGGCGGTGCAGGTGCATGGTGGTATGGGTTTTATCGAAGAGACCGGCGTGGCGCAGTTCTACCGCGACGCCAAGATTCTGACCATCTACGAAGGTACCACCGCCATCCAGGCCAATGACCTGGTGGGGCGCAAGACCGCACGTGATGGCGGCCAGACCGGCAAGGCGCTGGCGGCGCAGATTGAAACCACCGAAGCCGAGTTGTTGAAGAGTGGTACAGCGGATGCGCTGGCGGTTGCCAAGCGCCTGAAGTCTGCCCGTGAAGCCTTTGTGGACGTGGTTAACTTTGTCGCAGGCAACACCAAGGCCAGCCCCAATGCCGTGTTTGCGGGCAGCGTGCCCTACCTGATGCTGGCCGGCAATGTGATGGCCGGTTGGCAGCTGGCGCGTTCGCTGTTGGTTGCTCAAGAGCAGATCGCAGCAGGCAGCGACGTGGCCTTTATGCAGGCCAAGATCACCACGGCGCGTTTTTATGCCGACCACCTGCTGGTCAAGGCCGGTGGCCTGCGCGACAGCATTGTGGAAGGCGCGGATTGTGTCACGGCCCTGCCACTGGATGCATTCTGA
- a CDS encoding electron transfer flavoprotein subunit alpha/FixB family protein, giving the protein MTSLVIAEHDNSSIKGATLNTVTAALKCGGDVHVLVAGNNAGAAAAAAAQIAGVSKVLHAEGDGFTHGLAENVAAQVLAVASNYSHILFAATASGKNIAPRVAAKLDVGQISDITKVDSPDTFERPIYAGNAIATVQSAEATKVLTVRTTGFDPAAATGGSAAVEVLTAVGASAQATFVGSEIAKNDRPELTAAKIIVSGGRALGSSEKFMDVMTPLADKLGAALGASRAAVDAGYAPNDWQVGQTGKIVAPQLYIAAGISGAIQHLAGMKDSKVIVAINKDPEAPIFSVADYGLEADLFVAVPELTAAL; this is encoded by the coding sequence ATGACTTCCCTCGTTATCGCTGAACACGACAATAGTTCCATCAAGGGTGCAACCCTGAACACCGTGACCGCTGCACTGAAGTGTGGTGGCGACGTGCACGTGCTGGTGGCTGGCAACAATGCCGGCGCCGCTGCCGCGGCCGCTGCGCAAATCGCCGGCGTATCCAAAGTCTTGCACGCCGAAGGTGATGGTTTCACCCACGGCTTGGCCGAAAACGTAGCAGCCCAGGTGCTGGCCGTGGCTTCCAACTACAGCCACATCCTGTTTGCCGCCACCGCATCGGGCAAGAACATTGCCCCGCGCGTGGCTGCCAAGCTGGACGTGGGCCAGATCTCCGACATCACCAAGGTCGACAGCCCCGACACCTTTGAGCGCCCCATCTACGCGGGCAACGCCATCGCCACCGTGCAAAGCGCGGAAGCCACCAAGGTACTGACCGTGCGCACCACTGGTTTTGACCCCGCTGCTGCCACTGGTGGTAGCGCCGCAGTGGAAGTGCTGACAGCCGTCGGTGCGAGCGCACAAGCCACCTTTGTGGGCTCTGAAATCGCCAAGAACGACCGCCCTGAACTGACAGCCGCCAAGATCATCGTCTCCGGTGGCCGCGCTTTGGGTTCCAGCGAGAAGTTCATGGACGTCATGACCCCGCTGGCCGACAAGCTGGGCGCGGCACTGGGTGCATCCCGCGCAGCGGTGGACGCCGGTTATGCGCCCAACGACTGGCAAGTGGGCCAGACCGGCAAGATCGTTGCGCCCCAGCTGTACATCGCAGCCGGCATCAGCGGCGCCATCCAGCACTTGGCCGGTATGAAGGACAGCAAGGTCATCGTTGCGATCAACAAAGACCCCGAAGCGCCCATCTTCAGTGTGGCCGACTATGGTCTGGAGGCAGACCTCTTTGTCGCCGTGCCAGAGTTAACCGCAGCGCTGTAA
- a CDS encoding electron transfer flavoprotein subunit beta/FixA family protein — MKALVAVKRVVDYNVKVRVKSDGTGVDIANVKMSMNPFDEIAIEEAVRLKEKGIVTEIIAVSCGVTQCQETLRTAMAIGADRGILVETAVELQPLAVAKLLKALVEKEQPGLIILGKQAIDDDCNQTGQMLAALADLPQGTFASKVEVVDGKVNVTREVDGGSETVSLTTPAVVTTDLRLNEPRYVTLPNIMKAKKKQLDVLTPEALGVDVTPRIKTLKVVEPPKRSAGIKVPDVATLISKLKNDAKVI, encoded by the coding sequence ATGAAAGCTTTGGTCGCCGTCAAGCGCGTGGTGGACTACAACGTCAAGGTGCGGGTCAAGTCCGATGGCACCGGCGTGGACATCGCCAACGTCAAAATGAGCATGAACCCCTTTGATGAGATCGCCATCGAAGAGGCTGTGCGTCTGAAGGAAAAGGGCATCGTTACCGAGATCATCGCCGTCTCCTGCGGCGTGACCCAGTGCCAGGAAACCCTGCGCACCGCCATGGCCATCGGTGCGGACCGCGGCATCCTGGTCGAAACCGCGGTTGAGTTGCAGCCGCTGGCGGTGGCCAAGCTGCTCAAGGCCCTGGTCGAAAAAGAACAACCCGGTTTGATCATCCTGGGCAAACAAGCCATTGATGACGACTGCAACCAGACCGGCCAGATGCTGGCTGCGCTGGCCGATCTGCCCCAGGGCACCTTCGCCAGCAAGGTCGAAGTGGTCGATGGAAAGGTTAATGTGACGCGCGAAGTGGACGGCGGCTCCGAGACTGTGTCGCTGACCACGCCCGCCGTTGTCACCACCGACCTGCGCCTGAACGAGCCCCGTTATGTGACCTTGCCCAACATCATGAAGGCCAAGAAGAAACAACTGGATGTGCTGACGCCCGAAGCCCTGGGTGTGGACGTGACGCCGCGTATCAAGACCCTGAAAGTGGTCGAGCCACCCAAGCGCAGCGCCGGTATCAAGGTGCCCGACGTGGCCACTTTGATCTCCAAGCTCAAGAACGACGCCAAAGTTATCTAA
- a CDS encoding mechanosensitive ion channel family protein produces the protein MAKTSAPQPIDDLDGWLAAFTQTTVLVELAALALCVGMSWGLVALMRRTLGTYDGKSILFGERAVDGVLFPLVLLCLGSVAMAVLGNFVRIAVFKVAIPVLVSLVVIRMGVKVLRVAFEEARWARSLEHTISWVAWLAMVLWVSGLLPVVLNELDLIKWKVGGATLSVRSMIEGLLTAGAVLILTLWISSAIETRLLRSATGGELSLRKAVSNATRALLMFVGLMVALSVVGIDLTALSVLGGAVGVGIGFGLQKLAANYISGFVILAERSMRIGDTVRVDNFEGAITQINARYTVVRSPGGRESIVPNEMLITSRVENLSLADPHVYQTTVVSVAYESDVNQVTALLQEAALAQVRVLRDPMPAIYLSAFGADGLEFTVGYWVRDVQNGQMNLRSDINRAILAALRANNIEIPYPQRVVHQR, from the coding sequence ATGGCAAAAACTTCCGCACCCCAACCCATAGACGACCTGGACGGCTGGCTGGCAGCCTTCACACAAACAACAGTATTGGTTGAGCTGGCGGCGCTGGCACTGTGTGTGGGCATGTCCTGGGGTCTGGTCGCGCTGATGCGCCGCACGCTGGGCACGTACGACGGCAAGTCCATCCTGTTTGGTGAACGGGCGGTGGACGGCGTGTTGTTCCCGCTGGTACTGTTGTGCCTGGGTTCTGTGGCCATGGCGGTGCTGGGCAATTTTGTGCGGATTGCGGTGTTCAAGGTGGCCATACCGGTGCTGGTGTCCCTGGTGGTCATCCGCATGGGGGTCAAGGTCTTGCGCGTAGCGTTTGAAGAGGCGCGCTGGGCCCGTTCGCTGGAGCACACCATCTCCTGGGTGGCCTGGCTGGCCATGGTGCTGTGGGTCAGCGGCCTGTTGCCCGTGGTGCTGAACGAACTGGATTTGATCAAGTGGAAGGTGGGTGGCGCCACGCTGTCCGTGCGCAGCATGATTGAAGGCCTGTTGACGGCCGGCGCTGTGCTGATACTCACGCTGTGGATATCGTCGGCCATAGAGACCCGCCTGCTGCGGTCGGCTACGGGGGGCGAGCTGTCGTTGCGCAAGGCGGTGAGCAACGCGACCCGGGCGTTGTTGATGTTTGTCGGTCTGATGGTGGCGCTGTCGGTGGTGGGCATCGACCTCACAGCGCTGTCGGTGCTGGGCGGTGCGGTCGGTGTGGGTATTGGTTTTGGCCTGCAAAAGCTGGCGGCCAACTACATCAGTGGTTTTGTGATCCTGGCCGAACGCAGCATGCGTATTGGTGACACCGTGCGGGTCGACAACTTTGAAGGCGCTATCACGCAGATCAACGCCCGTTACACCGTGGTGCGCTCCCCGGGTGGGCGTGAGTCCATCGTGCCCAACGAGATGCTGATCACCAGTCGGGTGGAAAACCTGTCGCTGGCCGATCCCCATGTGTACCAGACGACTGTGGTGTCGGTCGCCTACGAAAGTGACGTGAACCAGGTTACTGCACTGCTGCAAGAGGCGGCCCTGGCACAGGTGCGGGTGCTGCGCGACCCCATGCCCGCTATTTACCTGTCGGCTTTTGGTGCGGACGGCTTGGAATTCACCGTCGGTTACTGGGTGCGCGACGTGCAAAACGGCCAGATGAACCTGCGCTCCGACATCAACCGCGCCATCCTGGCGGCGCTGCGGGCCAACAACATCGAGATTCCCTACCCGCAGCGGGTGGTGCACCAAAGGTGA
- a CDS encoding histone deacetylase family protein, which produces MNKTGYFTHPDCWKHEMGAGHPECPERLSAIEDRLLISGVGDALDRREAPIAAIADLELAHGRMHVAALRGLTDGLREEIAAGGPQHAQIDPDTSLNVHTWDSALRAAGAALAATDAVMAGELENAFCSIRPPGHHACRDQAMGFCFLNNVAIAARYALERHGLKRVAIVDFDVHHGNGTEDIVKGDQRILMVSFFQHPFYPEGGSRSHASNLVNVPVPAYTKGPQVRELVESHWLPRLEAYKPEMIFISAGFDAHRLDDMGQMGLVEADYAWITQRVKAVAQRHAKGRIVSCLEGGYNLDALAQSVEAHIRVLADL; this is translated from the coding sequence GTGAACAAGACCGGTTACTTTACCCACCCCGATTGCTGGAAACACGAAATGGGCGCGGGGCACCCCGAATGCCCCGAGCGTTTGTCTGCCATTGAAGACCGACTATTGATCAGTGGTGTGGGTGACGCGCTGGACCGGCGCGAGGCGCCTATTGCTGCCATCGCCGACCTGGAGCTGGCCCACGGGCGCATGCATGTGGCGGCGTTGCGGGGTTTGACCGATGGCCTGCGCGAGGAAATTGCCGCCGGTGGCCCACAGCATGCACAGATAGATCCCGACACCTCCCTGAACGTTCACACCTGGGATTCCGCCCTGCGTGCTGCCGGTGCGGCGCTGGCGGCCACGGATGCGGTGATGGCCGGTGAGCTGGAAAACGCCTTTTGCTCCATTCGCCCGCCCGGCCACCATGCCTGCCGCGACCAGGCCATGGGGTTTTGCTTTTTGAACAACGTGGCCATTGCGGCGCGTTACGCGCTGGAGCGCCATGGCCTCAAGCGTGTGGCCATCGTCGACTTTGACGTGCACCACGGCAACGGCACAGAAGACATCGTGAAGGGCGATCAGCGCATCCTGATGGTCAGTTTTTTCCAGCACCCTTTTTACCCCGAGGGTGGCTCCCGCTCCCATGCCAGCAACCTGGTCAATGTGCCGGTGCCGGCCTATACCAAAGGCCCGCAGGTGCGGGAACTGGTCGAGTCGCACTGGTTGCCCCGGCTGGAAGCCTACAAACCCGAGATGATTTTTATCAGCGCCGGTTTTGATGCCCACCGCCTGGACGACATGGGCCAGATGGGCCTGGTGGAGGCGGACTACGCCTGGATCACCCAGCGCGTCAAGGCGGTGGCGCAGCGCCATGCCAAGGGGCGTATCGTGTCCTGCCTGGAAGGTGGCTACAACCTGGACGCATTGGCGCAAAGCGTGGAAGCCCACATTCGCGTATTGGCAGATCTGTAA
- a CDS encoding MoxR family ATPase, translating to MDAQHKLKSLLDQLNTVIVGKPTQIQDCVACLLAGGHLLIDDVPGVGKTTLAHALARTFGLQFSRVQFTSDLMPSDLSGVSIYERGKEAFVFHPGPIFAQVLLADEINRASPKTQSALLEAMEEKQVTIEGETRPLPQPFFVIATQNPLDQLGTYALPESQMDRFLMRISIGYPDRLAERELLAGHDRREIVERLPSLLSQSELQHLQEQVLAVHAAGPLLDYVQDLIASTRSGKWFLQGLSPRAGIAVVRAAKAQALLSGRDYVAPDDVQAMLPQTIAHRLIPVGDSGRGAVEQVRAMLAAVPLP from the coding sequence ATGGACGCTCAACACAAACTCAAATCCCTGCTCGACCAGCTTAACACGGTGATTGTGGGCAAACCCACACAGATCCAGGATTGCGTGGCTTGCCTGCTGGCCGGTGGTCACCTGCTGATCGACGACGTGCCGGGGGTTGGCAAAACCACGCTGGCCCATGCCCTGGCCCGCACCTTTGGCCTGCAGTTCTCGCGGGTGCAGTTCACCTCGGACCTGATGCCCAGCGACCTGTCCGGCGTCTCGATTTACGAGCGTGGCAAAGAAGCCTTTGTGTTCCACCCCGGCCCCATCTTTGCCCAGGTCTTGCTGGCCGACGAAATCAACCGCGCCAGCCCCAAGACCCAAAGTGCGCTCTTGGAGGCCATGGAAGAAAAACAGGTCACGATCGAAGGCGAGACCCGTCCCCTGCCCCAGCCCTTCTTTGTCATCGCCACCCAGAACCCGCTGGACCAGTTGGGCACCTATGCCCTGCCTGAGTCGCAGATGGATCGTTTCCTGATGCGCATCTCCATCGGTTACCCAGACCGCCTGGCCGAACGTGAACTGTTGGCCGGCCACGACCGGCGCGAGATTGTGGAGCGCCTGCCCAGCCTGCTCTCGCAGTCCGAACTGCAGCACCTGCAGGAACAGGTGCTGGCCGTGCATGCTGCTGGCCCGCTGCTGGACTATGTGCAAGACCTGATCGCCTCCACGCGCTCGGGCAAGTGGTTCCTGCAGGGCCTCTCGCCGCGTGCCGGCATTGCCGTGGTGCGGGCGGCCAAGGCGCAGGCGTTGCTGAGCGGACGGGACTATGTGGCCCCGGATGACGTGCAGGCCATGCTGCCGCAGACCATTGCGCACCGGCTGATCCCAGTGGGTGACTCGGGGCGTGGCGCAGTAGAGCAAGTGCGCGCCATGCTGGCTGCAGTGCCGCTTCCGTAA
- a CDS encoding DUF58 domain-containing protein, with the protein MASANAPRWWNPVALVRGRFQRWWQARLPLRDSTTLTQRNVYILPTGPGFMLGATLLVLLIASINYQLNLGYVLTFLLTGSAVVGMHVCHSTLRGITMTLIAPEDHFAGASVTIGVNLLSDKRSVRYGIGLAVLGTDHWSWTDVPAQGRAKVQVAFQAPHRGLHRVPALTAETRFPLGTFRVWTVWRPAAQVLVYPAPELHPPPLPPGEARAGGQATVQRQNTGEFDGVRAYRRGDPLKLVVWKKAAKTDELVSRDAQQVQRFELWLDLAHTGIAGATAGGAAMEQALSRLCAWVLLADKQGLHYGLRLGGQEIATGSGEAHRRNCLQALALTHTGAAEV; encoded by the coding sequence ATGGCTTCTGCAAACGCCCCCCGGTGGTGGAACCCCGTTGCACTGGTGCGGGGGCGCTTCCAGCGTTGGTGGCAAGCCCGGTTGCCGCTGCGCGACAGCACCACGCTGACCCAGCGCAACGTCTACATCCTGCCCACCGGGCCGGGCTTCATGCTAGGGGCCACGCTGCTGGTGCTGCTGATTGCCTCCATCAACTACCAGCTGAATCTGGGTTATGTATTGACCTTTCTGCTGACAGGTAGCGCCGTGGTGGGCATGCATGTCTGCCACAGCACCCTGCGCGGAATAACTATGACTTTGATAGCACCAGAAGACCATTTCGCGGGGGCTAGTGTCACAATTGGCGTAAACCTTCTGAGCGACAAGCGCTCCGTACGGTATGGCATAGGTCTGGCAGTGTTGGGCACCGACCACTGGAGCTGGACCGATGTACCGGCCCAGGGCCGGGCCAAGGTGCAGGTGGCATTTCAGGCACCACACCGCGGCTTGCACCGCGTGCCGGCACTCACGGCAGAGACACGTTTCCCACTGGGCACTTTTCGCGTCTGGACCGTGTGGCGCCCGGCCGCCCAGGTGCTGGTCTACCCCGCACCCGAGCTGCACCCGCCGCCACTGCCCCCCGGCGAGGCGAGGGCCGGTGGCCAGGCCACAGTGCAGCGCCAAAACACCGGTGAGTTTGATGGCGTGCGCGCTTACCGCCGTGGCGACCCCCTCAAACTCGTGGTGTGGAAAAAAGCCGCCAAGACGGACGAACTGGTCAGCCGCGACGCCCAGCAAGTGCAACGTTTCGAGCTGTGGCTGGACCTGGCCCACACCGGCATCGCCGGTGCTACTGCGGGTGGCGCGGCGATGGAACAAGCCCTGTCGCGCCTGTGTGCCTGGGTCTTGCTGGCGGACAAACAAGGCCTGCACTATGGCCTGCGCCTGGGCGGCCAGGAAATCGCCACCGGCAGCGGCGAAGCCCACCGGCGCAACTGCCTGCAAGCCCTGGCGCTGACCCACACTGGCGCGGCGGAGGTCTGA
- a CDS encoding DUF3488 and transglutaminase-like domain-containing protein gives MLQALKNLPREARDTLFLLAVIAWVIAPQVSNLPLWCSTMAGALLLWRGYLAARSLALPSRWWLFGLLVVATAATYYTHRTLAGHEAGVTYIVVLLSLKTLEMRTQRDAFVIFFLGFFTLLSNFFVSQSLLTAMAMLVGLLGLLTALVNSHMPVGRPPLLQAAKTAGWMALLGAPIMAILFVLFPRLAPLWGVPGEAPGARSGLSASMQVGTIASLALDESIAMRVRFRGTPPGQGSMYFRGPVLSTFDGREWRTLRPGARTAPPTGAELQVLGNPVDYEVTLEPNNRPWVMVLDATENRPDLKGYRVTMAPDLQWFSDRPITELVRYSVRSHTAFRYGPSERVPALQDYLGLPLNSNPRTQQLAGEMRRDPRYAGAGTPAMVAAVMERLRTGGYTYTLEPGVFGTHTADEFWFDRKQGFCEHIASSFVVLMRAMNIPARIVTGYQGGSLNTVDGFWTVRQSDAHAWAEVWVAGQGWIRVDPTSAVAPSRIASLTRLVAPSNVLSQALSRVNPAFTAQLRAMWEAANNSWNQWVLNYSQNKQLELLRNIGFESPSWEDLTYVLIALVVSASAIGAAWTLWERHRQDPWLRLLHGAALRLRKAGLQVPDTAPPRHIAALLHPPTAANQHANPDLATIAQWLLRMEAWRYGPHARPARAQQLATLQREFRSLPWPQRIP, from the coding sequence ATGCTGCAAGCCCTTAAAAACCTGCCCCGTGAAGCACGCGACACGCTGTTTCTGCTGGCCGTTATCGCCTGGGTGATCGCACCCCAGGTCAGCAACCTGCCGCTGTGGTGCAGCACCATGGCGGGGGCCTTGCTGCTGTGGCGCGGATACCTGGCAGCGCGCAGCCTGGCGCTGCCATCGCGCTGGTGGTTGTTCGGTCTGCTGGTAGTCGCTACCGCAGCAACTTACTACACCCACCGCACGCTGGCCGGGCACGAGGCCGGCGTGACCTACATCGTCGTATTGTTGAGCCTGAAGACGCTGGAGATGCGCACCCAGCGTGACGCTTTTGTGATCTTTTTCCTGGGTTTCTTCACACTGTTGAGCAACTTCTTTGTCTCGCAGAGTCTGTTGACCGCCATGGCCATGCTGGTGGGGCTGCTGGGCCTGCTCACGGCCCTGGTCAATAGCCATATGCCGGTAGGCAGGCCGCCGCTGCTGCAGGCCGCCAAAACAGCCGGCTGGATGGCCTTGCTGGGTGCGCCCATCATGGCCATCCTGTTTGTGTTGTTCCCACGCCTGGCGCCGCTGTGGGGGGTGCCAGGTGAAGCACCGGGTGCCCGCAGCGGGCTGTCTGCCAGCATGCAGGTGGGCACCATTGCCAGCCTGGCGCTGGACGAAAGCATCGCCATGCGGGTGCGTTTTCGGGGGACGCCACCCGGCCAGGGCAGCATGTATTTCCGCGGGCCTGTGTTGTCGACGTTTGACGGCCGCGAGTGGCGCACCTTGCGACCCGGTGCACGCACCGCGCCACCCACCGGCGCCGAGCTGCAAGTGCTGGGCAACCCCGTGGACTACGAGGTCACGCTGGAGCCCAACAACCGCCCCTGGGTCATGGTGCTGGATGCCACGGAGAACCGGCCCGATCTGAAAGGCTACCGGGTCACGATGGCGCCCGATCTGCAGTGGTTTTCCGACCGTCCCATCACCGAACTCGTGCGGTACTCGGTGCGCAGCCACACCGCCTTCCGCTACGGGCCGTCGGAACGGGTTCCCGCTCTGCAGGACTACCTGGGCCTGCCCCTCAATTCCAATCCCCGCACCCAGCAGTTGGCAGGCGAGATGCGCCGTGATCCGCGGTACGCCGGTGCAGGTACCCCTGCCATGGTGGCGGCAGTGATGGAACGCCTGCGCACCGGCGGCTACACCTACACCCTGGAGCCCGGCGTGTTTGGCACCCACACGGCGGACGAATTCTGGTTTGACCGCAAGCAGGGGTTTTGCGAACACATCGCATCGAGTTTTGTGGTGCTGATGCGTGCCATGAACATACCGGCGCGTATCGTCACCGGATACCAGGGCGGCTCGCTCAATACCGTGGATGGCTTCTGGACCGTGCGCCAAAGTGATGCCCACGCCTGGGCCGAAGTGTGGGTGGCAGGCCAGGGTTGGATACGGGTAGACCCCACGTCGGCCGTGGCACCCTCGCGTATTGCCAGCCTGACCCGGCTGGTGGCGCCCAGCAACGTGTTGTCCCAAGCCCTGAGCCGAGTGAACCCCGCCTTCACCGCCCAATTGCGTGCCATGTGGGAGGCTGCCAACAACAGCTGGAACCAGTGGGTGTTGAACTACTCACAAAACAAGCAGCTGGAGCTGCTGCGCAACATCGGGTTCGAGTCCCCCAGCTGGGAAGACCTGACCTATGTGCTGATCGCCCTGGTGGTGTCAGCCAGCGCCATCGGTGCCGCATGGACGCTTTGGGAGCGCCACCGCCAGGACCCCTGGCTGCGCCTGCTGCACGGTGCGGCGCTGCGGCTGCGCAAAGCCGGGCTGCAAGTGCCAGACACAGCGCCGCCGCGCCACATCGCCGCCCTGCTGCACCCGCCCACAGCGGCCAACCAGCACGCCAACCCCGACCTGGCCACCATCGCCCAGTGGTTGCTGCGCATGGAGGCCTGGCGCTATGGCCCGCATGCCCGCCCTGCGCGCGCGCAACAACTGGCTACACTGCAACGCGAGTTCCGCTCTCTGCCCTGGCCCCAACGCATACCGTGA